A window of the Salvelinus alpinus chromosome 25, SLU_Salpinus.1, whole genome shotgun sequence genome harbors these coding sequences:
- the LOC139553778 gene encoding uncharacterized protein isoform X1: MNGPKRTWQQVKIKYKNILQNAVKKNTHRQGTGGGSPKADLTPAEDMALELNKGRPVLEGIPGGKETSIGSSQDATRFIQVSGSTVFLLEPPAQAPDDADPGEGPSAAATAHDGDDDEEETISLDSRRHEDPDAIQWENQPGNISSQAIRKLYGNHLRRQIELADIDIQYKKKKMENLALESEIKKRTIRKLDLEIKKLEREVRYAFNVHCMLTVTQMY; the protein is encoded by the exons atgaacgggccaaaacggacatggcagcaggtcaaaatcaaatacaagaacattctgcagaatg cagtgaaaaagaatacccacagacaaggcacgggtggtgggtcaccaaaggctgaccttaccccagcagaggacatggccttggagctaaataaaggcaggcccgtcttagaggggatccctggggggaaagagacgagcataggttcctcccaagatgccacccgcttcattcaag tgtctggcagcactgtgttcctgttagagccaccagcacaagcaccagacgatgctgatcca ggtgaaggccccagtgcagcagcaacagcacatgatggagacgatgatgaggaggagaccatctctctggattccagaaggcatgag gacccagatgctatacagtgggaaaaccagcctggcaacata agctcacaagctatcagaaagttgtatggcaaccacctccggcgccaaatagaactggcagacatagacattcagtacaagaagaaaaagatggaaaatcttgcactggagtccgaaataaaaaagaggacaattaggaaactggaccttgaaataaaaaaacttgagagggaggtgagatatgccttcaatgtacactgtatgctaactgtaacacaaatgtattaa
- the LOC139553778 gene encoding uncharacterized protein isoform X2: MNGPKRTWQQVKIKYKNILQNAVKKNTHRQGTGGGSPKADLTPAEDMALELNKGRPVLEGIPGGKETSIGSSQDATRFIQVSGSTVFLLEPPAQAPDDADPGEGPSAAATAHDGDDDEEETISLDSRRHEDPDAIQWENQPGNISSQAIRKLYGNHLRRQIELADIDIQYKKKKMENLALESEIKKRTIRKLDLEIKKLERELQEDDTAQNKN, encoded by the exons atgaacgggccaaaacggacatggcagcaggtcaaaatcaaatacaagaacattctgcagaatg cagtgaaaaagaatacccacagacaaggcacgggtggtgggtcaccaaaggctgaccttaccccagcagaggacatggccttggagctaaataaaggcaggcccgtcttagaggggatccctggggggaaagagacgagcataggttcctcccaagatgccacccgcttcattcaag tgtctggcagcactgtgttcctgttagagccaccagcacaagcaccagacgatgctgatcca ggtgaaggccccagtgcagcagcaacagcacatgatggagacgatgatgaggaggagaccatctctctggattccagaaggcatgag gacccagatgctatacagtgggaaaaccagcctggcaacata agctcacaagctatcagaaagttgtatggcaaccacctccggcgccaaatagaactggcagacatagacattcagtacaagaagaaaaagatggaaaatcttgcactggagtccgaaataaaaaagaggacaattaggaaactggaccttgaaataaaaaaacttgagagggag ctccaagaagatgacacagctcaaaataaaaattag
- the LOC139553778 gene encoding uncharacterized protein isoform X3 yields MNGPKRTWQQVKIKYKNILQNAVKKNTHRQGTGGGSPKADLTPAEDMALELNKGRPVLEGIPGGKETSIGSSQDATRFIQVSGSTVFLLEPPAQAPDDADPGEGPSAAATAHDGDDDEEETISLDSRRHESSQAIRKLYGNHLRRQIELADIDIQYKKKKMENLALESEIKKRTIRKLDLEIKKLEREVRYAFNVHCMLTVTQMY; encoded by the exons atgaacgggccaaaacggacatggcagcaggtcaaaatcaaatacaagaacattctgcagaatg cagtgaaaaagaatacccacagacaaggcacgggtggtgggtcaccaaaggctgaccttaccccagcagaggacatggccttggagctaaataaaggcaggcccgtcttagaggggatccctggggggaaagagacgagcataggttcctcccaagatgccacccgcttcattcaag tgtctggcagcactgtgttcctgttagagccaccagcacaagcaccagacgatgctgatcca ggtgaaggccccagtgcagcagcaacagcacatgatggagacgatgatgaggaggagaccatctctctggattccagaaggcatgag agctcacaagctatcagaaagttgtatggcaaccacctccggcgccaaatagaactggcagacatagacattcagtacaagaagaaaaagatggaaaatcttgcactggagtccgaaataaaaaagaggacaattaggaaactggaccttgaaataaaaaaacttgagagggaggtgagatatgccttcaatgtacactgtatgctaactgtaacacaaatgtattaa